The proteins below are encoded in one region of Bombus vancouverensis nearcticus chromosome 8, iyBomVanc1_principal, whole genome shotgun sequence:
- the eff gene encoding ubiquitin-conjugating enzyme E2 eff, whose translation MALKRINKELQDLGRDPPAQCSAGPVGDDLFHWQATIMGPPDSPYQGGVFFLTIHFPTDYPFKPPKVAFTTRIYHPNINSNGSICLDILRSQWSPALTISKVLLSICSLLCDPNPDDPLVPEIARLYKTDREKYNELAREWTRKYAM comes from the exons ATGGCTTTAAAACGAATTAATAAG GAACTTCAGGACCTTGGTAGAGATCCACCTGCGCAATGCTCCGCCGGTCCCGTAGGAGATGATT TATTCCATTGGCAAGCAACTATTATGGGACCA ccTGACAGTCCATACCAAGGAGGAGTGTTTTTCCTTACAATTCATTTCCCCACAGATTATCCATTCAAACCACCTAAG GTTGCTTTTACAACTAGAATTTATCATCCAAATATCAACAGTAATGGGAGTATTTGTTTGGACATTTTAAGATCGCAATGGTCCCCAGCACTTACCATATCAAAGG TTTTACTATCAATATGCTCCCTGCTCTGCGATCCAAATCCAGATGACCCGCTGGTACCAGAGATAGCAAGGTTATATAAAACTGACAGGGAGAAGTACAATGAATTGGCACGTGAATGGACGCGCAAGTATGCCATGTGA